One stretch of Streptomyces hygroscopicus DNA includes these proteins:
- a CDS encoding PAS/PAC sensor protein, whose translation MVRGLFKKSATGRDHVEVLVGLTPTLAEVMHMAGTKAFVMLERPFAVGSVDSFPIDSPLIKCVISGEPAMIRPGQSVTSLSRTRNGDGTVMTVPLRARGTLLGVARLTRQLAAEETGLLPFNNDDLVLAEELAARTAICIDNALRYARESSIAVTLQRSLLPQDPAPPRGC comes from the coding sequence ATGGTGAGGGGCCTCTTTAAGAAATCCGCCACCGGCCGTGATCACGTCGAGGTGCTGGTCGGCCTCACGCCCACCCTGGCCGAGGTGATGCACATGGCAGGGACCAAGGCGTTCGTGATGCTGGAACGCCCCTTCGCCGTTGGGAGCGTCGATAGCTTCCCGATCGACTCACCTCTGATCAAATGCGTGATCTCCGGCGAACCAGCAATGATCCGTCCAGGCCAGAGCGTCACTAGCCTCAGCCGTACACGCAACGGCGACGGCACGGTGATGACGGTGCCACTCCGAGCCCGCGGAACCCTCCTCGGCGTGGCCCGCCTTACCCGTCAACTCGCAGCCGAGGAGACCGGCCTCCTACCCTTTAATAACGACGACCTTGTCCTGGCCGAAGAGCTCGCTGCCAGGACAGCCATCTGCATCGACAACGCCCTCCGCTACGCCCGCGAGAGCTCCATTGCAGTCACTCTGCAGCGCAGCCTGCTCCCGCAGGACCCTGCCCCGCCACGTGGCTGTTGA
- a CDS encoding Lsr2-like protein — MAQKIITIYTDDLTGEEAEEAKTHTIAIDGIAYEIDLGPDSYDKLMEAVGPFLTKARKTGRVAKAPKSRSMGSSATDDTAKIRAWAKENGYEVNDRGRVPADIREAYQKAL, encoded by the coding sequence ATGGCCCAGAAGATCATCACCATCTACACAGACGACCTCACAGGCGAAGAAGCCGAAGAGGCGAAGACGCACACAATTGCGATCGACGGTATCGCGTATGAAATCGACCTCGGACCGGACAGCTACGACAAACTCATGGAAGCTGTAGGCCCATTCCTCACGAAGGCGCGGAAGACCGGCCGCGTCGCCAAGGCTCCGAAGTCGCGGAGTATGGGCAGCAGTGCCACCGACGACACTGCGAAGATCCGAGCATGGGCCAAGGAGAATGGCTACGAGGTAAACGATCGCGGCCGAGTGCCGGCTGACATTCGTGAGGCGTATCAGAAGGCCCTCTGA
- a CDS encoding transposase — protein sequence MADPAYQGTHAITLRKKSRGGELSIGDKANNRSISSTRTAVERCIAHLKNWKMLANGYRGRLTELPTVIRIITALEFYRFGW from the coding sequence ATGGCCGATCCTGCGTACCAGGGAACTCACGCGATCACGCTCCGCAAGAAATCACGGGGCGGCGAGCTCTCCATCGGTGACAAGGCCAACAACAGGAGCATCTCCTCAACACGAACCGCCGTCGAGCGATGCATCGCCCACCTGAAGAACTGGAAGATGCTCGCCAACGGATATCGAGGACGTCTCACAGAACTTCCCACCGTCATCCGAATCATCACAGCACTCGAGTTCTACCGATTCGGCTGGTAA
- a CDS encoding glutaminase, whose amino-acid sequence MVSMASSLTFQPVLERIAEDMERRPGRGRAADYIPALAAFDARRFGMAVAELDGTVYGVGEWRQPFSAQSITKVFTLALGLAREGDELWEHVGREPSGNPFNSLVQLEYENGIPRNPFINAGALVVTDRLHTRTGHAADTLLDFLRAESGNPDLTFDQGVADSETAHGDRNAALAHFMASYGNVDNPVPVLLDQYFRQCSIEASCADLALATGFLARHGVRADGTRLLTRSQAKQINAAMLTCGTYDAAGDFAHRVGLPGKSGVGGGIIAVVPGRCTLCVWSPGLDERGNSVAGVAALDLFTTLTGLSVF is encoded by the coding sequence ATGGTGAGCATGGCCTCGTCGCTGACCTTCCAACCGGTGCTCGAACGTATCGCGGAGGACATGGAGCGGCGGCCCGGGCGTGGCCGGGCCGCCGACTACATCCCCGCCCTCGCCGCCTTCGACGCGCGCCGCTTCGGCATGGCCGTCGCCGAGCTGGACGGCACGGTGTACGGGGTGGGGGAGTGGAGGCAGCCGTTTTCCGCCCAGTCCATCACCAAGGTCTTCACCCTCGCCCTCGGCCTGGCCCGCGAGGGTGACGAGCTGTGGGAGCACGTGGGCCGGGAGCCGTCCGGCAACCCATTCAACTCGCTGGTCCAGCTGGAGTACGAGAACGGCATCCCGCGCAATCCGTTCATCAACGCGGGCGCCCTCGTCGTCACCGACCGGCTGCACACCCGCACCGGCCACGCGGCCGACACCCTGCTCGACTTCCTGCGCGCCGAGAGCGGCAACCCGGACCTGACCTTCGACCAGGGGGTTGCCGACTCCGAGACCGCGCACGGCGACCGCAACGCCGCTCTCGCCCACTTCATGGCGTCGTACGGCAATGTAGACAACCCGGTGCCGGTCCTCCTCGACCAGTACTTCCGGCAGTGCTCCATCGAGGCGTCCTGCGCGGACCTCGCTCTGGCCACCGGCTTCCTCGCCCGGCACGGCGTCCGCGCCGACGGCACCCGTCTGCTGACCCGCAGCCAGGCCAAGCAGATCAACGCCGCCATGCTGACCTGCGGCACCTACGACGCGGCCGGAGACTTCGCCCACCGGGTGGGCCTGCCGGGCAAGAGCGGCGTCGGCGGCGGCATCATCGCGGTGGTCCCGGGGCGCTGCACCCTGTGCGTATGGAGCCCGGGTCTCGACGAACGCGGCAACTCGGTGGCGGGAGTCGCGGCACTCGACCTGTTCACCACTCTGACCGGCCTGTCGGTCTTCTGA